The following are from one region of the Chromobacterium phragmitis genome:
- the oppF gene encoding murein tripeptide/oligopeptide ABC transporter ATP binding protein OppF encodes MSDNKQALLSVRNVKVHFRVKSGDAWPWSPKKTLKAVDGVSFDLYPGETLGVVGESGCGKSTLSRAILNLIPATDGEIVWMGQDLRKGSPKDWLNVRKDIQMIFQDPLASLNPRMTIAQIIGEPLRVHKPELSADEVLKRVKAMMKKVGLREQMINRYPHEFSGGQCQRIGIARALILEPKLIICDEPVSALDVSIQAQIINLLKELQREMGLALIFIAHDLAVVKHISDRILVMYLGREMELARKHALYDVPSHPYTRALLSAIPVPDPKLERNKTIQILQGDLPSPINPPSGCVFRTRCPQAEARCAQEVPKLRRLSEETQASCLLA; translated from the coding sequence ATGTCTGACAACAAGCAAGCGCTGCTCTCGGTGCGCAACGTCAAGGTGCACTTCCGGGTCAAGAGCGGCGACGCCTGGCCGTGGAGCCCGAAGAAAACGCTGAAGGCGGTGGACGGCGTCAGCTTCGACCTCTATCCCGGTGAGACGCTGGGCGTGGTGGGCGAATCCGGCTGCGGCAAGTCCACCCTCAGCCGAGCCATCCTGAACCTGATTCCGGCCACCGACGGCGAGATCGTGTGGATGGGCCAGGACCTGCGCAAGGGCAGCCCGAAAGACTGGTTGAATGTGCGCAAGGACATTCAGATGATCTTCCAGGACCCGCTGGCGTCGCTGAACCCGCGGATGACCATCGCCCAGATCATCGGCGAGCCGCTGCGGGTGCATAAGCCGGAGCTGTCCGCCGACGAAGTACTCAAGCGCGTCAAGGCGATGATGAAGAAGGTGGGCCTCAGGGAGCAGATGATCAACCGCTACCCGCACGAGTTCTCCGGCGGCCAGTGCCAGCGCATCGGCATCGCCCGCGCGCTGATCCTGGAGCCCAAGCTGATCATCTGCGACGAGCCGGTGTCGGCGCTCGACGTGTCGATCCAGGCGCAGATCATCAATCTGCTGAAGGAACTGCAGCGCGAGATGGGCCTGGCGCTGATCTTCATCGCCCACGACCTGGCCGTGGTCAAGCACATCTCCGACCGCATCCTGGTGATGTACCTGGGCCGAGAGATGGAGCTGGCGCGGAAGCACGCGCTGTACGACGTGCCCTCGCATCCGTACACCCGCGCGCTGCTGTCGGCGATACCGGTGCCGGATCCGAAGCTGGAGCGGAACAAGACCATTCAGATTCTGCAGGGCGACTTGCCCAGCCCGATCAACCCGCCGTCCGGCTGCGTGTTCCGCACCCGCTGTCCGCAAGCGGAGGCGCGTTGCGCGCAGGAGGTGCCCAAGCTGCGCCGCCTGAGCGAGGAGACTCAGGCCTCCTGCCTGTTGGCTTGA
- a CDS encoding DUF3224 domain-containing protein, giving the protein MGSHLVSALGCAFQTRQWQEQSLLQAEGAGELKRASIVNELSGPLQGEGRLEYQLLYPTDPDGEVIFTGFERVTGDWDGLSGSFVLRHDGVYSSRSGARATLQVLEGSGSGGFAGISGEGRLFAKAGERNGEYTLMLKRG; this is encoded by the coding sequence ATGGGTAGCCATCTTGTCTCTGCGCTGGGCTGCGCGTTTCAGACCCGGCAATGGCAGGAGCAGAGCCTGTTGCAGGCGGAGGGCGCGGGCGAGCTCAAGCGCGCCAGCATCGTCAACGAGTTGAGCGGGCCGTTGCAGGGAGAGGGCAGGCTGGAGTACCAGCTCTTGTATCCCACGGATCCGGATGGGGAGGTGATCTTCACCGGCTTCGAGCGAGTGACTGGCGACTGGGACGGCTTGAGCGGCAGCTTCGTGCTGCGCCATGACGGCGTGTACTCGTCCCGCAGCGGCGCGCGGGCCACGTTGCAGGTGCTGGAGGGCAGCGGCAGCGGAGGGTTCGCCGGCATCAGCGGCGAAGGGCGCCTGTTCGCCAAGGCTGGCGAGCGCAACGGCGAATACACCTTGATGCTGAAGCGGGGCTGA
- a CDS encoding 2-phosphosulfolactate phosphatase, with translation MHYAQQEYSVRLQWGLPAVQHLSGRAAHCVIVDVLSFSTSVDIACGNGAEVLPYRFKAAGAVDFACENKAMLAAERSHSQPSLSPGSLCDLKAGSRLVLPSQNGAALSLASESASTLAGCLRNAAAVADYIEQAGGDVLLVAAGELGPDGRLRFAYEDFIGAGAIIQRLRVSKSPEALAAEAAFELARPDLERHLQGAASGAELVARGFPDDVTLAAQLNISACAPVLLDGAYRAGRELAAA, from the coding sequence ATGCATTACGCGCAACAAGAATATTCGGTGCGATTGCAGTGGGGTTTGCCGGCGGTTCAGCACCTGAGCGGGCGGGCGGCCCATTGCGTGATCGTTGACGTGCTGTCGTTCAGCACCAGCGTCGACATCGCTTGCGGCAACGGCGCCGAGGTGTTGCCCTATCGTTTCAAGGCCGCGGGCGCTGTGGACTTCGCTTGCGAGAACAAGGCGATGCTGGCGGCGGAGCGCAGCCATAGCCAGCCATCGCTGTCGCCGGGCTCGCTGTGCGATCTGAAGGCGGGCAGCCGCCTGGTGCTGCCGTCGCAGAACGGCGCCGCGCTGAGCCTGGCCAGCGAGTCCGCGAGCACCCTGGCGGGCTGTCTGCGCAATGCCGCAGCGGTGGCGGACTACATCGAACAGGCGGGCGGCGATGTGCTGTTGGTCGCCGCCGGCGAGCTTGGACCGGACGGACGCCTGCGTTTCGCCTATGAAGATTTCATCGGCGCCGGCGCCATCATCCAGCGGCTGCGGGTCAGCAAGTCGCCGGAGGCCTTGGCCGCCGAGGCGGCGTTCGAATTGGCGCGGCCAGACCTGGAGCGCCATTTGCAGGGCGCGGCCTCCGGAGCGGAGCTGGTGGCCAGGGGCTTCCCTGACGATGTGACGCTGGCGGCGCAGTTGAACATCAGCGCCTGCGCGCCGGTGCTGCTGGACGGCGCCTACCGCGCCGGCCGCGAACTGGCCGCCGCCTGA
- a CDS encoding YbjQ family protein, protein MLPAQMVTTAFELPGYRVTANLGVVRGITVRSRSVVGNFFGGLQSLFGGNITIYTSLCERARSETYAEMCQHAQALGADAVIGMRYDATEVMTGLTEVLCYGTAVRLEPLPGRGG, encoded by the coding sequence ATGCTGCCAGCCCAAATGGTCACTACCGCCTTCGAACTGCCCGGCTACCGGGTGACAGCCAATCTGGGCGTGGTGCGCGGCATCACCGTGCGTTCGCGTTCGGTGGTGGGCAATTTCTTCGGCGGACTGCAGTCGCTGTTCGGCGGCAACATCACCATCTATACCAGCTTGTGCGAGCGGGCGCGCTCGGAGACCTACGCCGAGATGTGCCAGCACGCGCAAGCGCTGGGGGCCGACGCGGTGATAGGCATGCGTTACGACGCCACCGAGGTGATGACCGGCCTCACCGAGGTGCTGTGCTACGGCACCGCGGTCAGGCTGGAGCCGCTGCCGGGCCGCGGCGGCTGA
- a CDS encoding GNAT family N-acetyltransferase encodes MSARHPQAAWARDYQPSDAAGISALFRAIYDDRYFYADVYLPSQIEQRNASGQWRSAVAIHDGRLLGHAALWLDPARPGQAELAMNVVHPDARGQGIASLLGRHLRAAAPGLGIELLTIKQVCAHPRSQYVARALGFHNTALLPDYIDTPFAGPEPESILFGCLPLKPRPLPRLDWPENWKEWLAPLRQALGEESGAVSSSNLPGLALARHGQRLELTAGQPTPARLAEIAALPASQLIYLKLPANQEALARETQLREAGFRFGGLLPAASGGWQLLWLRGASAREIRFCDEQAERLRRLG; translated from the coding sequence ATGAGCGCACGCCATCCGCAAGCCGCCTGGGCCCGCGACTACCAGCCGTCCGACGCCGCCGGCATCAGCGCGCTGTTCCGGGCCATCTACGACGACCGCTATTTCTACGCCGATGTCTATCTTCCCAGCCAGATCGAGCAACGCAACGCCAGCGGGCAATGGCGCTCGGCGGTCGCGATCCACGACGGCCGGCTGCTGGGCCATGCCGCGCTGTGGCTGGATCCGGCCCGGCCCGGCCAGGCCGAACTGGCGATGAACGTGGTGCACCCGGACGCGCGCGGCCAGGGCATCGCCAGCCTGCTGGGCCGCCATCTGCGCGCCGCGGCCCCTGGTCTCGGCATCGAGCTGCTGACGATCAAGCAGGTGTGCGCGCATCCGCGCAGCCAGTATGTCGCGCGCGCGCTGGGCTTTCACAACACCGCGCTGCTGCCGGACTACATCGACACGCCGTTCGCCGGGCCGGAGCCGGAAAGCATCTTGTTCGGCTGCTTGCCGCTGAAACCGCGGCCCTTGCCGCGGCTGGACTGGCCGGAAAATTGGAAGGAATGGCTGGCGCCGTTGCGGCAGGCCTTGGGGGAAGAGAGCGGCGCGGTCTCAAGCTCCAACTTGCCCGGCCTCGCGCTGGCGCGCCATGGCCAGCGGCTGGAGTTGACCGCCGGGCAGCCGACCCCGGCGCGGCTGGCCGAAATCGCCGCGCTGCCCGCCAGCCAGCTGATCTACCTGAAGCTGCCGGCGAACCAGGAGGCGCTGGCGCGGGAAACGCAACTGCGCGAAGCGGGTTTCCGCTTCGGCGGACTGTTGCCGGCGGCATCCGGCGGCTGGCAGCTGCTGTGGCTGCGCGGCGCGTCCGCGCGTGAGATCCGCTTTTGCGACGAGCAGGCGGAACGCCTGCGCCGGCTGGGCTAG
- a CDS encoding phenylacetate--CoA ligase family protein, whose protein sequence is MNPNLISLVDHARNHSPYYRALYRGLPARGWRLSDLPPVDPAAYWRDSQDLSRWPALTAAPVGGHVFKTGGSTGDGKLSVFSTDEWRAFVQTFAAGLARQLRPGDRVANLFFAGDLYTSLLFTHDALSRSPVPVLEFPFTCNVDDDALVDAIRLHRINVLAGVPAQLLRFAHYLDENALALPGVETVLYAGESLFGEQIALLKQVFPQARIGSIGCASVDAGLIGYADPDCIHGEHRVFDGDSAIEIVDEDSGEPIDEPGQPGLLLVTNLQRRLMPVIRYPSGDLACWREPPGPNRKFALLGRAGNGHRVRVGTLSLFPDELGAALSRQGELLAWQLQISRRLGRDCLRLLLAARAPLDLSALRQALLLQQPAIAALCAADQLRLELEQTAPAQMRTHPRSGKLMRVADLRDYQPEEAIA, encoded by the coding sequence ATGAATCCGAATCTGATATCGCTGGTCGACCACGCCCGCAACCATTCGCCATACTACCGCGCGCTCTACCGCGGCTTGCCAGCCCGGGGCTGGCGGCTGTCCGACCTGCCGCCGGTCGACCCCGCAGCTTACTGGCGCGACTCTCAAGACCTGTCGCGCTGGCCGGCGCTGACCGCCGCCCCTGTCGGCGGCCATGTCTTCAAAACCGGCGGCTCCACCGGCGACGGCAAGCTGTCGGTGTTCAGCACCGACGAATGGCGAGCCTTCGTCCAAACCTTCGCCGCCGGCCTCGCCCGCCAGCTGCGCCCCGGCGACCGCGTCGCCAACCTGTTCTTCGCCGGCGACCTCTACACCAGCCTGCTGTTCACCCACGACGCGCTGTCGCGCTCGCCGGTGCCGGTGCTGGAATTTCCGTTCACCTGCAATGTCGACGACGACGCGCTCGTCGACGCCATCCGCCTTCACCGGATCAATGTTCTGGCCGGCGTGCCGGCGCAGCTGTTGCGCTTCGCCCATTATCTGGATGAAAACGCGCTGGCCCTGCCCGGCGTGGAAACCGTGCTCTACGCCGGCGAAAGCCTATTCGGCGAGCAGATCGCGCTGCTGAAACAGGTATTCCCGCAGGCTCGCATCGGCTCGATAGGCTGCGCCAGCGTGGACGCCGGCCTGATAGGCTACGCCGACCCGGACTGCATCCACGGCGAGCACCGGGTGTTCGACGGCGACAGCGCCATCGAGATCGTCGACGAGGACAGCGGCGAGCCGATAGACGAGCCCGGCCAGCCCGGCCTGCTGCTGGTGACCAATCTGCAGCGCCGGCTGATGCCGGTGATACGCTACCCCAGCGGCGACCTGGCCTGCTGGCGCGAGCCGCCGGGCCCGAACCGCAAGTTCGCCTTGCTGGGCCGCGCCGGAAACGGCCACCGCGTCCGCGTCGGCACGCTGTCGCTGTTTCCGGACGAACTGGGCGCCGCGCTAAGCCGCCAGGGCGAACTGCTGGCCTGGCAGCTGCAGATCTCGCGCCGGCTCGGCCGCGACTGCCTGCGCCTGCTGCTGGCGGCGCGCGCGCCGCTGGATCTGTCCGCGCTGCGGCAGGCGCTGCTGCTGCAGCAACCGGCGATCGCCGCGCTGTGCGCCGCCGATCAGCTGCGTCTGGAGCTGGAACAAACCGCCCCGGCGCAGATGCGTACCCACCCCCGCTCCGGCAAGTTGATGCGGGTGGCCGATCTGCGCGACTACCAGCCTGAGGAGGCCATCGCATGA
- a CDS encoding acyl-CoA reductase, which produces MYLIDGALRADIDLDAALAALSGRLAGTLAEPLDVETVLSCAERFADALTRTEHHPQLDAAARAELAALCRRETLRAKLERELGERPFSLRRPDYREARFEAWQPLGLVLHVTPSNAALLPFMAALEGLLAGNINWLRPSGSDQGLSARLMAEFLSHDAGGKLAARLAVLPAASGELSRLMAHADGVSAWGGDAALAAIRAQLPPGCRWIDWGHRVSFAYLQPAAASDIALDALADDVCRLDQQACSSPQALLVDSDDPAVIHDMARRLAAALARRAPLWPALTPDLQEAAEISTRMAFHKLDQAFADGQGQVLSGQGWRLAWNMSQELAPSPLFRTVELRPAPRAALAAILRPWRTHLQSCGLIAPAAQLPELSRALLAAGVSRVAPAGRMHDGYHGEPHDGVYALQRLSRRVSVSLDAAALPGHAHLDAPPAEPAGLAALPLMDKAAFQSQPANDKAQLFFRSGGSSGAPKLAGVSYRDYRHHMRAAADGMLAAGLNPSTDRVMNLLYGGKMYGGMLSFFSILERLGVAQYPMGGPSDDDFSEIAHFIVEQKINTLIGMPGTLHRLFECENKVLRRYGGVRKVFCGGEHISDGQRAYIGSFGVELIRSAMYGSVDAGPLGHACPHGGDGEFHLLAEAQWLEILETDSDRPAAPGAVGRLVFTSREREAQRVERYDLGDLGQWLPGLCPCGLAAPRFRLTGRHGSLLRVGTIFVNPSALTDKIGLPMQWLVDNADSGGDRIRLLADGDPWAIRARLLEEPMLNEVVGGGLLTLEVTATPAAEFRRHPHSGKTPLVLDLRR; this is translated from the coding sequence ATGTATCTGATTGATGGAGCATTGCGCGCCGACATCGACCTCGACGCGGCGCTGGCCGCGCTGAGCGGCCGCCTGGCCGGCACCCTGGCCGAACCGCTGGACGTCGAGACTGTGCTGTCCTGCGCCGAGCGCTTCGCCGACGCCCTGACCCGGACCGAGCATCATCCGCAGCTGGACGCGGCGGCCCGCGCCGAACTGGCCGCCCTCTGCCGACGCGAAACGCTGCGGGCCAAGCTGGAGCGCGAACTGGGCGAGCGGCCGTTCTCGCTGCGCCGGCCAGACTACCGCGAAGCCCGCTTCGAAGCCTGGCAGCCGCTGGGCCTGGTGCTGCACGTGACGCCGTCCAACGCCGCGCTCCTGCCGTTCATGGCGGCGCTGGAAGGCCTGCTGGCCGGCAACATCAACTGGCTGCGCCCCAGCGGCAGCGATCAGGGCCTGAGCGCCCGGCTGATGGCGGAATTCCTGAGCCACGACGCCGGCGGCAAGCTGGCCGCCCGCCTGGCGGTGCTGCCCGCTGCCAGCGGCGAGCTCTCCCGGCTGATGGCCCATGCCGACGGCGTGTCGGCTTGGGGCGGCGACGCCGCGCTGGCCGCGATCCGCGCCCAGCTGCCGCCGGGCTGCCGCTGGATAGACTGGGGACACCGCGTCAGCTTCGCCTATCTGCAGCCGGCCGCCGCCAGCGACATCGCGCTGGACGCGCTGGCCGACGACGTCTGCCGCCTCGACCAGCAGGCCTGCTCCAGCCCGCAGGCGCTGCTGGTGGACAGCGACGACCCCGCCGTGATCCACGACATGGCGCGCCGGCTGGCCGCCGCGCTCGCCCGCCGCGCGCCGCTGTGGCCCGCGCTGACGCCGGACCTGCAGGAAGCCGCCGAGATCAGCACCCGGATGGCTTTCCACAAGCTGGACCAGGCTTTCGCCGATGGCCAAGGCCAGGTGCTGTCCGGCCAGGGCTGGCGGCTGGCCTGGAACATGAGCCAGGAGCTGGCGCCGTCGCCGCTGTTCCGCACCGTGGAGCTGCGGCCGGCGCCGCGCGCCGCGCTCGCCGCCATCCTGCGTCCATGGCGCACCCATCTGCAAAGCTGCGGCCTGATCGCGCCCGCCGCGCAGCTGCCGGAACTGAGCCGCGCGCTGCTCGCCGCCGGCGTCAGCCGCGTCGCGCCGGCCGGCCGCATGCACGACGGCTACCATGGCGAGCCGCATGACGGCGTCTACGCGCTGCAGCGGCTGTCGCGCCGGGTGTCGGTCAGTCTGGACGCCGCCGCCCTGCCCGGCCACGCCCATCTGGACGCGCCGCCGGCCGAGCCCGCAGGCCTGGCCGCGCTGCCGCTGATGGACAAGGCCGCCTTTCAGAGCCAGCCCGCCAACGACAAGGCCCAGCTGTTCTTCCGCAGCGGCGGCAGCAGCGGCGCGCCCAAACTGGCCGGCGTCAGCTACCGCGACTACCGCCACCACATGCGCGCCGCCGCCGACGGCATGCTGGCCGCCGGCCTGAATCCATCCACCGACCGGGTGATGAACCTGCTGTACGGCGGCAAGATGTACGGCGGCATGCTCAGCTTCTTCTCGATACTGGAGCGGCTGGGCGTCGCGCAGTATCCGATGGGCGGCCCCTCGGACGACGATTTCAGCGAGATCGCCCACTTCATCGTCGAGCAGAAGATCAACACCCTGATCGGCATGCCCGGCACCCTGCATCGGCTGTTCGAATGCGAGAACAAGGTGCTGCGCCGCTACGGCGGCGTGCGCAAGGTGTTCTGCGGCGGCGAGCACATCAGCGACGGCCAGCGCGCCTACATCGGCAGCTTCGGCGTGGAGCTGATCCGCTCGGCGATGTACGGTTCGGTGGACGCCGGCCCGCTGGGGCATGCCTGCCCGCACGGCGGCGACGGCGAATTCCACCTGCTGGCCGAAGCTCAGTGGCTGGAAATCCTGGAAACCGACAGCGATCGGCCCGCCGCGCCCGGCGCCGTCGGCCGTCTGGTGTTCACCTCGCGGGAACGCGAAGCGCAGCGGGTGGAGCGCTACGACCTGGGCGATCTGGGCCAGTGGCTGCCCGGCCTCTGCCCCTGCGGCCTGGCCGCGCCGCGCTTCCGCCTGACCGGCCGCCACGGATCGCTGTTGCGGGTAGGCACCATCTTCGTCAACCCATCCGCGTTGACCGACAAGATCGGCCTGCCGATGCAATGGCTGGTGGACAACGCCGACAGCGGCGGCGACCGCATCCGGCTGCTGGCCGACGGCGACCCGTGGGCGATCCGCGCCCGGCTGCTGGAAGAGCCGATGCTGAACGAAGTGGTGGGCGGCGGCCTGCTCACACTGGAAGTGACCGCCACGCCCGCCGCCGAATTCCGCCGCCATCCGCACAGCGGCAAAACTCCGCTGGTGCTGGACCTGAGACGATGA
- a CDS encoding LuxE/PaaK family acyltransferase, which produces MTTLSHVEALCALEHPYRADAECDRLFDAAMRELVDYHCEHSPGYRRWLEQNGFTPERLASLSDWSQLPPIFANYFKRRLLLSKTGENALELTSSGTTGQKSRMRYDERSIGAAQRMVDRIFDYYGWNTPEQRCNYLLLSYEPAGAITLGTAYTDQFLSKYAPVNRAVYALRHNGKANEFDPFGTVRALQEFAEEGLPVRILGFPAFLWFTLERMRDMGLPPLALHPESLVLLGGGWKTHADKAISKTELYRRLGEQLGLPDERCRDGYGSVEHPVPYNECPRHRFHVPSWARAWTRDTATLARLPYGEAGFLHLASPYITSSPAHSMLLSDLAVLQPAERCGCGLATDWFELLGRAGTSKSRSCALAASELIKES; this is translated from the coding sequence ATGACCACGCTTTCCCATGTAGAAGCGCTGTGCGCGCTGGAACATCCCTACCGCGCCGACGCCGAATGCGACCGCCTGTTCGACGCCGCGATGCGCGAACTGGTCGACTACCACTGCGAGCACAGCCCCGGCTACCGCCGCTGGCTGGAGCAGAACGGCTTCACGCCGGAACGGCTGGCCAGCCTGTCCGACTGGTCGCAATTGCCGCCCATCTTCGCCAACTACTTCAAACGCCGGCTGCTGCTGAGCAAAACCGGCGAGAACGCGCTGGAGCTCACCTCCTCCGGCACCACCGGCCAGAAAAGCCGGATGCGCTACGACGAGCGCAGCATCGGCGCCGCCCAGCGCATGGTGGACCGCATTTTCGACTACTACGGCTGGAACACCCCGGAGCAGCGCTGCAACTACCTGCTGCTCAGCTACGAGCCGGCCGGCGCCATCACGCTGGGCACCGCCTACACCGACCAGTTCCTCAGCAAATACGCGCCGGTGAACCGCGCCGTCTACGCCTTGCGCCACAACGGCAAGGCCAATGAGTTCGATCCCTTCGGCACCGTGCGCGCGCTGCAGGAGTTCGCCGAGGAAGGCCTGCCGGTGCGCATCCTCGGCTTCCCCGCCTTCCTGTGGTTCACGCTGGAGCGGATGCGCGACATGGGCCTGCCGCCGCTGGCGCTGCATCCGGAATCGCTGGTCCTCCTCGGCGGCGGCTGGAAAACCCATGCCGACAAGGCGATATCGAAGACCGAGCTCTATCGCCGGCTGGGCGAGCAACTAGGCTTGCCGGACGAGCGTTGCCGAGACGGCTACGGTTCGGTCGAGCACCCGGTGCCCTACAACGAGTGCCCGCGCCACCGCTTCCACGTGCCCAGCTGGGCCCGCGCCTGGACGCGCGACACCGCCACGCTGGCGCGGCTGCCCTACGGCGAGGCCGGCTTCCTGCACCTGGCCTCGCCCTACATCACCTCCAGCCCCGCGCACAGCATGCTGCTGAGCGATCTCGCCGTGCTGCAGCCGGCAGAACGCTGCGGCTGCGGCCTGGCCACCGACTGGTTCGAGCTGTTGGGCCGCGCCGGAACCAGCAAGAGCCGCAGCTGCGCGCTGGCCGCATCCGAACTGATCAAGGAGTCCTGA
- a CDS encoding MdfA family multidrug efflux MFS transporter → MPEESFRPLLHITRRQALLFCLLLTAFELLTYLASDMVMPAMLRVTADLSADSRHVPTALNAFLLGGIAFQWLIGPLSDRFGRRPTLLAGTLIFALACLAASGSQHIAWFNLLRFAQGIALGFIVVVSYPALQETFAEADAVRLMALLANIALLSPLAGPLLGSLLLEVLSWRQLFALLGAASALVALGLWRWMPETLGAPRRDGPAQQPVPLRLGVALANYLALLKHREFVCGSLALGLLTLPLIAWIGLSPLLLIRSLGYSGLAYGLWQLPVFAAMIAGNLLLNRLAGRMELSRLLRLALWPMAGGLLLTGLSAPLPPSLPALVACLAVYAFGLGLGNATLYRLTLYCSDNAKGSVAAMLGMLSTAMLGGGSVVLALLDAGDSPARFAAGVSLASLLALPPLWLLLRRPQPAPVAA, encoded by the coding sequence ATGCCAGAAGAATCATTCCGTCCGCTGCTTCACATCACCCGCCGCCAGGCTTTGCTGTTCTGTCTGCTGCTCACCGCCTTCGAACTGCTGACCTACCTCGCCAGCGACATGGTGATGCCGGCCATGCTGCGCGTCACCGCCGACCTTTCCGCCGACAGCCGCCATGTGCCCACCGCGCTCAACGCTTTTCTGCTGGGCGGCATCGCCTTCCAGTGGCTGATCGGCCCGCTGTCCGACCGCTTCGGCCGCCGCCCGACGCTGCTGGCCGGCACCCTGATTTTCGCGCTCGCCTGCCTGGCCGCCTCCGGCAGCCAGCACATCGCCTGGTTCAACCTGCTGCGCTTTGCCCAGGGCATCGCGCTGGGCTTCATCGTGGTGGTCAGCTATCCGGCGCTGCAGGAAACCTTCGCCGAGGCCGACGCGGTGCGGCTGATGGCCCTGTTGGCCAATATCGCGCTGCTGTCGCCGCTGGCCGGCCCGCTGCTGGGCAGCCTGCTGCTGGAGGTCCTGTCCTGGCGCCAGCTGTTCGCCCTGCTCGGCGCGGCCTCCGCGCTGGTGGCGCTGGGCCTGTGGCGCTGGATGCCGGAAACGCTGGGCGCGCCGCGGCGCGACGGCCCGGCCCAGCAGCCGGTGCCGCTGCGGCTGGGCGTGGCGCTGGCGAATTATCTGGCGCTGCTGAAACACCGGGAATTCGTCTGCGGCAGCCTGGCGCTGGGCCTGCTGACCCTGCCGCTGATCGCCTGGATCGGCCTGTCGCCCTTGCTGCTGATCCGCAGCCTGGGCTACAGCGGCCTGGCGTACGGCCTGTGGCAGCTGCCGGTGTTCGCCGCGATGATCGCCGGCAATCTGCTGTTGAACCGGCTGGCCGGCCGGATGGAGCTGTCCCGCCTGCTGCGGCTGGCGCTGTGGCCGATGGCCGGCGGGCTGCTGCTGACCGGGCTCAGCGCGCCGCTGCCCCCCTCGCTGCCGGCGCTGGTCGCCTGCCTGGCCGTCTACGCCTTCGGCCTGGGCCTCGGCAACGCCACCCTGTACCGGCTGACCCTGTACTGCAGCGACAACGCCAAGGGCAGCGTCGCCGCGATGCTGGGCATGCTGTCCACCGCGATGCTGGGCGGCGGCAGCGTCGTCCTCGCGCTGCTGGACGCCGGCGACAGTCCGGCCCGCTTCGCCGCCGGCGTCAGCCTGGCCTCGCTGCTCGCCCTGCCGCCGCTATGGCTGCTGCTGCGCCGCCCGCAGCCGGCCCCCGTCGCCGCCTGA
- a CDS encoding CDP-diacylglycerol diphosphatase → MRKRIWLGGGLAGLLIAGASYYALADSDALWRIVGGQCVPAQQGQGRPGPCAEVKLDQGVAVLKDRNGPLQYLLIPTAKVSGIESPALLSDGAPDYWREAWRARGYLDARRGQPLPRMALSLTINSQYGRSQNQLHIHISCTDATVRQQVDDLADGLQRSWRQLPVELKGHAYWARRVDADGAGDPVGDAFQLLANGVPGASAEMGRYGMAMLPARFDDGEGFVLLATRADLFEINRGSAEELQDHGCRILQP, encoded by the coding sequence ATGAGAAAAAGAATCTGGCTGGGCGGCGGATTGGCGGGTTTGCTGATCGCCGGCGCGTCCTATTACGCGCTGGCCGACAGCGACGCGCTGTGGCGCATCGTCGGCGGGCAATGCGTGCCGGCCCAGCAAGGCCAGGGCCGGCCGGGCCCCTGCGCCGAGGTGAAGCTGGATCAGGGCGTGGCGGTGCTGAAAGACCGCAATGGCCCGTTGCAGTATCTGCTGATTCCCACCGCCAAGGTCAGCGGCATCGAGAGCCCCGCGTTGCTGAGCGACGGCGCGCCGGACTACTGGCGCGAAGCCTGGCGCGCGCGCGGCTATCTGGACGCCCGCCGGGGCCAGCCGCTGCCGCGCATGGCGCTGTCGTTGACCATCAACTCGCAATACGGGCGCAGTCAGAACCAGCTGCACATCCATATTTCCTGCACCGACGCCACGGTGCGGCAGCAGGTGGACGATCTGGCCGATGGCCTGCAGCGCAGCTGGCGGCAGCTGCCGGTGGAATTGAAGGGGCATGCGTACTGGGCGCGGCGGGTCGATGCAGACGGCGCCGGCGATCCGGTTGGCGACGCTTTCCAGCTGTTGGCCAACGGCGTGCCGGGGGCGAGCGCCGAGATGGGCCGCTACGGCATGGCGATGCTGCCGGCTCGCTTCGACGACGGCGAGGGCTTCGTGCTGCTGGCCACCCGCGCCGACCTGTTCGAAATCAACCGCGGCTCGGCCGAAGAGCTGCAGGACCACGGCTGCCGGATTCTGCAGCCGTGA
- a CDS encoding VOC family protein — MKQSLALVSLVVADYDEAIAFFVGKLGFELTEDSYQAEQDKRWVVVTPPGSAAGLLLAQASNDIQRAAIGNQAGGRVWLFLNTDDFWRDYERYRAAGVEFTRPPLEQDYGTVAVFLDLCGNQWDLIQSKG; from the coding sequence ATGAAGCAGAGTTTGGCGCTGGTGTCGCTGGTGGTGGCCGATTACGACGAAGCCATCGCGTTTTTTGTCGGCAAGCTGGGTTTCGAGCTGACCGAAGACAGCTACCAGGCGGAACAGGACAAGCGCTGGGTGGTGGTGACGCCGCCGGGCTCGGCGGCCGGACTGCTGCTGGCCCAGGCTAGCAACGACATTCAGCGCGCGGCGATCGGCAACCAGGCCGGAGGCAGGGTGTGGCTGTTTCTGAACACCGATGATTTCTGGCGCGATTACGAGCGCTACCGCGCGGCCGGCGTCGAGTTCACCCGCCCGCCGCTGGAGCAGGATTACGGCACGGTGGCGGTGTTTCTCGACCTGTGCGGCAATCAGTGGGATCTGATTCAGAGCAAGGGCTGA